One genomic region from Ornithinimicrobium flavum encodes:
- a CDS encoding glycosyltransferase, whose translation MIATAVGTRDALDQVATAPTILDAVDRFDSVARAARQDGAASQALLRDGIADPGDPLVALAAVHAAGAVGGTVAEDLLVDLLRSGPPLLREHAAWALSAGPLLEAALDPLRAMAREGDFAGVLAGVTLGTWRATTPDAPPAPRPSPRPRTTSGLTVAQLYLHGEIDAELRHAGRGDTGGIATLLVRLGDALLQEPGVGRVLTLSRASRAGDSGQVPPDRLEEVAASPGHHYLGIPVPRPAPPLSRSWPLLPLVRESLRQQLALAGPVDVVHVRMADVGTWAVAQVARELGIPLVLTLAPDPHALLAVRERTGRLTRATFAEADLQEHLVFRIRLLRALREQAEALVVFPRPDLQRDLSTLLHVGPDEPMHVVPEGVDLKALDHADRQVALALEGGEAEPGVAAALGELDALLAGLPEERRGLPVVLSVGRLHAVKGMATLAQAWAEHPDLAQRCNLVIVGGDLEDPSHEEAEQLARIGEAVDRAQGPGQGVLLAGNRPNSTVAAWLSAVRRGRPGLSAAGGVYACASLKEEFGIALCEALGSGLVVVAPGHGGPPTYVEDGRTGVLVDTSDPGLLGEAVAEALRLAASDDADERAAHARQVVLDRFSIRTMAAALADVYRGVAG comes from the coding sequence ATGATCGCCACCGCCGTAGGGACCCGTGACGCGCTCGACCAGGTGGCGACGGCGCCGACCATCCTGGACGCGGTGGACCGGTTCGACAGCGTCGCCCGGGCCGCCCGCCAGGACGGGGCGGCCTCCCAGGCGCTCCTGCGTGATGGGATCGCCGACCCGGGCGACCCCCTGGTGGCCCTGGCCGCGGTGCACGCAGCCGGCGCCGTCGGGGGCACCGTGGCCGAGGACCTCCTCGTCGACCTCCTGCGCTCCGGACCACCCCTGCTGCGGGAGCACGCCGCCTGGGCGCTGTCGGCCGGCCCGCTCCTGGAGGCCGCGCTCGACCCGTTGCGCGCGATGGCCCGGGAGGGCGACTTCGCCGGGGTGCTCGCCGGCGTCACGCTGGGGACCTGGCGCGCCACGACCCCGGACGCTCCTCCCGCACCCAGGCCGTCCCCGCGCCCGCGAACGACGTCCGGGCTCACCGTCGCCCAGCTCTACCTCCACGGCGAGATCGACGCCGAGCTGCGGCACGCAGGCCGGGGCGACACCGGCGGCATCGCCACCCTGTTGGTGCGGCTCGGCGACGCGCTGCTGCAGGAGCCGGGCGTGGGCCGCGTCCTCACCCTCTCGCGGGCCTCACGGGCGGGCGACTCCGGCCAGGTCCCGCCGGACCGGCTCGAGGAGGTCGCGGCCTCGCCCGGGCACCACTACCTCGGCATCCCCGTCCCCCGTCCGGCGCCTCCCCTGAGCCGCAGCTGGCCGCTCCTCCCGCTCGTCCGCGAGAGCCTGCGCCAGCAGCTCGCCCTGGCCGGCCCGGTCGACGTGGTCCACGTCCGTATGGCGGACGTCGGCACCTGGGCGGTCGCCCAGGTGGCTCGGGAGCTCGGCATCCCTCTGGTCCTCACGCTCGCCCCGGACCCGCACGCCCTGCTGGCCGTGCGGGAGCGGACCGGGCGGCTCACCCGGGCCACCTTCGCCGAGGCCGACCTGCAGGAGCATCTCGTCTTCCGCATCCGCCTGCTGCGGGCCCTCCGGGAGCAGGCCGAGGCCCTGGTCGTCTTCCCCCGCCCGGACCTGCAGCGGGACCTGTCCACGCTGCTGCACGTGGGGCCGGACGAGCCCATGCACGTCGTCCCCGAGGGGGTCGACCTGAAGGCCCTGGACCACGCCGACCGGCAGGTGGCCCTGGCCCTGGAGGGTGGCGAGGCCGAGCCCGGCGTGGCCGCGGCGCTCGGTGAGCTGGACGCGCTGCTGGCCGGGCTGCCCGAGGAGCGGCGGGGGCTGCCCGTGGTGCTGAGCGTCGGGCGGCTGCACGCGGTCAAGGGCATGGCGACCCTGGCGCAAGCCTGGGCCGAGCACCCCGACCTGGCCCAGCGGTGCAACCTGGTGATCGTCGGCGGCGACCTCGAGGACCCCTCCCACGAGGAGGCCGAGCAACTCGCCCGGATCGGTGAGGCCGTGGACCGGGCGCAGGGTCCCGGGCAGGGTGTGCTCCTGGCCGGCAACCGGCCCAACTCGACGGTCGCTGCGTGGCTCTCGGCCGTCCGGCGGGGCCGGCCCGGGCTCAGCGCCGCCGGTGGCGTCTACGCGTGCGCGAGCCTCAAGGAGGAGTTCGGCATCGCGCTGTGCGAGGCCCTGGGGTCCGGGCTGGTCGTCGTCGCGCCGGGGCACGGTGGCCCGCCCACCTACGTGGAGGACGGCCGCACCGGGGTCCTGGTGGACACTTCGGACCCCGGTCTGCTGGGGGAGGCGGTCGCAGAGGCCCTGAGGCTCGCGGCGTCCGACGACGCCGACGAGCGTGCCGCGCACGCACGGCAGGTCGTCCTCGACCGGTTCAGCATCCGCACCATGGCCGCCGCCCTGGCGGACGTCTACCGGGGGGTGGCCGGGTGA
- a CDS encoding allantoate amidohydrolase produces MWADLQPVGRVRSGGYRRFAWTAEDATLRQWFAAEARRRGLDLVEDRVGNQWAWWWDGPGSVDDAARAGRKGVVIGSHLDSVPDGGAFDGPLGVVSSFAALDALRGDGYEPTVPLAVANFADEEGARFGIACAGSRVLTGQLAVDRALALTDADGVSMAQALRSAGRDPGAFGPDPETLARVGCFVELHVEQGRALVDLGTPVAVASDIWPHGRWRFDFPGEANHAGTTRLEDRRDAMLGYADLVLGARHLATQRGCVATVGKVHVTPGGVNAIPSHVTGWLDARGADEDQVLALVEDLDARAGELGGSVTRESWTPTTRFDADLAARLRGVLERAGDAGHPVSVPVLGTGAGHDAGILATAGLPTAMLFVRNPTGVSHSPAEHAEAADCHAGVAALAACVADLAGGEAR; encoded by the coding sequence ATGTGGGCCGACCTGCAGCCGGTCGGCCGCGTCCGGAGCGGCGGCTACCGACGCTTCGCCTGGACGGCCGAGGACGCCACGCTGCGCCAGTGGTTCGCGGCGGAGGCGCGCCGGCGGGGTCTCGACCTCGTCGAGGACCGGGTCGGCAACCAGTGGGCGTGGTGGTGGGACGGCCCCGGCAGCGTCGACGACGCCGCCCGCGCCGGGCGCAAGGGCGTCGTGATCGGGTCGCATCTGGACTCGGTGCCCGACGGCGGGGCCTTCGACGGACCGTTGGGGGTGGTGTCGTCCTTCGCCGCCCTGGACGCGCTGCGCGGCGACGGCTACGAGCCGACGGTGCCCCTCGCGGTGGCCAACTTCGCAGACGAGGAGGGCGCCCGGTTCGGCATCGCCTGCGCGGGCTCGCGCGTGCTCACCGGCCAGCTCGCCGTGGACCGGGCGCTCGCTCTCACCGACGCCGACGGGGTGAGCATGGCGCAGGCCCTGCGATCGGCGGGCCGCGACCCGGGGGCCTTCGGGCCCGACCCGGAGACGCTGGCCCGGGTGGGCTGCTTCGTCGAGCTGCACGTGGAGCAGGGGAGGGCGCTGGTCGACCTCGGCACCCCGGTGGCCGTCGCCTCCGACATCTGGCCGCACGGCCGCTGGCGCTTCGACTTCCCCGGCGAGGCCAACCACGCCGGGACCACCCGGCTGGAGGACCGCCGCGACGCGATGCTCGGGTATGCCGATCTCGTGCTGGGCGCCCGCCACCTCGCCACGCAGCGGGGCTGCGTGGCGACGGTGGGGAAGGTGCACGTCACCCCCGGCGGGGTGAACGCCATACCCAGCCACGTCACCGGCTGGCTCGACGCCCGGGGCGCCGACGAGGACCAGGTGCTCGCCCTCGTCGAGGACCTGGACGCCCGGGCCGGCGAGCTGGGAGGGTCCGTGACCCGGGAGAGCTGGACGCCGACCACCCGCTTCGACGCCGACCTGGCCGCCCGCCTGCGCGGCGTGCTGGAGCGGGCCGGCGACGCCGGGCACCCGGTGAGCGTGCCCGTGCTCGGGACCGGGGCCGGCCATGACGCCGGCATCCTCGCGACCGCGGGCCTGCCCACCGCGATGCTCTTCGTCCGCAACCCGACCGGGGTGTCCCACAGCCCCGCGGAGCACGCCGAGGCCGCGGACTGCCACGCGGGGGTGGCGGCCCTCGCCGCCTGCGTCGCCGACCTGGCGGGCGGGGAGGCCCGGTGA
- the hutI gene encoding imidazolonepropionase: MSMLITGIGELVTGDPAVDGAVEEPLHEGLGVLRDAALVLGGGGEDSAPVVEWVGPADRAPAADWSIDLEGRAVVPGFVDSHSHLVFDGDRSAEFAARMTGQAYDGGGIAVTVAATREASDLRLRELVQRRVGEMRAQGTTTVEIKSGYGLSVEEEARALRLAREVTSETTFLGAHVVPPDRRDEGGRAAYLDLVCGEMLAACAPHARWVDVFCEPASPHAFDGEESRRVLEAGRDAGLGLRVHGNQLGHGPGVQLAVELGAASVDHCTFLTDADVEALAGSGTVATLLPGVEFSTRQPYPDARQLLDAGVSVAIATDCNPGTCYSSSMPLMIALAVREMGMTPAEALRAATAGGARALRRTDVGRVAVGLRADLAVVDAPSWLHIPYRVGVPLVRALEV, encoded by the coding sequence GTGAGCATGCTCATCACCGGCATCGGGGAGCTCGTCACCGGCGACCCGGCCGTCGACGGCGCCGTCGAGGAGCCGCTGCACGAGGGGCTGGGGGTGCTGCGCGACGCCGCGCTCGTCCTCGGCGGCGGCGGGGAGGACAGCGCCCCCGTCGTCGAGTGGGTCGGTCCGGCCGACCGCGCCCCGGCCGCCGACTGGTCGATCGACCTCGAGGGCCGGGCCGTGGTGCCGGGCTTCGTCGACAGCCACAGCCACCTCGTCTTCGACGGGGACCGGTCCGCGGAGTTCGCCGCCCGGATGACGGGGCAGGCCTACGACGGCGGCGGCATCGCGGTCACCGTCGCGGCGACCCGGGAGGCCTCCGACCTCCGGCTGCGCGAGCTCGTGCAGCGGCGCGTGGGGGAGATGCGGGCCCAGGGGACGACGACCGTGGAGATCAAGTCCGGCTACGGGCTGTCGGTGGAGGAGGAGGCGCGCGCCCTGCGCCTCGCCCGCGAGGTGACCTCCGAGACCACCTTCCTCGGGGCCCACGTCGTCCCGCCGGACCGTCGCGACGAGGGTGGGCGGGCCGCATACCTCGACCTGGTGTGCGGGGAGATGCTCGCCGCCTGCGCGCCCCACGCGCGGTGGGTGGACGTCTTCTGCGAGCCGGCCAGCCCCCACGCCTTCGACGGCGAGGAGTCCCGCCGTGTCCTGGAGGCCGGGCGGGACGCCGGGCTCGGGCTGCGCGTCCACGGCAACCAGCTCGGGCACGGGCCGGGCGTCCAGCTGGCCGTGGAGCTGGGGGCGGCGAGCGTGGACCACTGCACCTTCCTCACCGACGCCGACGTCGAGGCGCTCGCCGGCAGCGGGACGGTGGCGACGCTGCTGCCGGGCGTGGAGTTCTCCACCCGGCAGCCCTATCCCGACGCCCGCCAGCTGCTCGACGCCGGGGTGTCGGTGGCGATCGCGACCGACTGCAACCCGGGGACCTGCTACTCCTCCTCGATGCCGCTCATGATCGCGCTGGCCGTGCGCGAGATGGGGATGACGCCGGCCGAGGCGTTGCGGGCGGCCACGGCGGGGGGTGCCCGGGCGCTGCGGCGCACCGACGTCGGTCGGGTGGCCGTCGGGCTGCGGGCCGACCTGGCCGTCGTCGACGCCCCCAGCTGGCTGCACATCCCCTACCGGGTGGGGGTCCCGCTGGTCCGCGCGCTGGAGGTCTGA
- a CDS encoding sensor histidine kinase, producing the protein MTPDRRPAPDPSSIRSAGATREAVREAWQELSVRTGRSGPWWLEVLVIGLAVLVGVVGGAALGPFGVLIGMVQVLPLPWRRARPLLVAGIVAAGCLLQVLLTDEPHPANIAVLVVVYSAAAFGDRRTSRLVLGLALGGALLASLDWRLRYDGRWDLAGILINAIFLGLFVGVAWVLGDVVRRRHAVIERLREQNRALARDHAQRTRLAAQDERASIAREMHDVVAHSLAVVVVQADGALYAARAALDRPPAIGPDRAALEHAASTLETLAQTARSSLAETRKLVGVLREEGAGAEYAPLRGLAHLEELVDGVRESGLPVHLAVRGRTDDLPSEVDLAAYRVVQEALTNALKHAGPKAQVDVDVLRTPAVLLVRVTDDGQGLSPDSDGEGNGILGMAERVEVLGGHVQAGPRPREGWEVVATIPVLGPDTVPGDRPPPAGDGIPSTDRTQGAQP; encoded by the coding sequence GTGACGCCCGACCGCAGACCCGCCCCCGACCCGTCCTCCATCCGGAGCGCGGGGGCGACCCGCGAGGCGGTGCGGGAGGCCTGGCAGGAGCTGTCGGTGCGGACCGGGCGGTCCGGCCCGTGGTGGCTGGAGGTCCTGGTCATCGGGCTGGCGGTGCTCGTCGGCGTGGTGGGCGGCGCGGCGCTGGGGCCCTTCGGGGTGCTGATCGGGATGGTCCAGGTCCTGCCGCTGCCCTGGCGCCGGGCCCGTCCCCTCCTGGTGGCGGGCATCGTCGCGGCCGGGTGCCTGCTGCAGGTCCTCCTCACCGACGAGCCGCACCCGGCCAACATCGCGGTGCTGGTCGTCGTCTACAGCGCGGCGGCGTTCGGCGACCGCCGGACCTCACGGCTGGTGCTCGGGCTCGCGCTGGGCGGGGCGCTGCTCGCGAGCCTGGACTGGCGGCTGCGGTACGACGGGCGCTGGGACCTCGCGGGCATCCTCATCAACGCGATCTTCCTCGGGCTCTTCGTCGGGGTGGCGTGGGTGCTGGGGGACGTGGTCCGACGGCGTCACGCCGTGATCGAGCGGCTCCGGGAGCAGAACCGGGCGCTGGCCCGCGACCACGCGCAGCGCACCCGGCTGGCGGCCCAGGACGAGCGCGCCTCCATCGCCCGGGAGATGCACGACGTGGTGGCGCACAGCCTCGCGGTGGTGGTGGTCCAGGCCGACGGTGCGCTCTACGCCGCCCGGGCGGCCCTGGACCGGCCCCCGGCGATCGGGCCGGACCGGGCGGCCCTGGAGCACGCGGCCTCCACGCTCGAGACCCTGGCCCAGACGGCCCGGTCCTCGCTCGCCGAGACCCGCAAGCTGGTGGGGGTGCTGCGCGAGGAGGGGGCCGGGGCCGAGTACGCGCCCCTGCGCGGCCTGGCCCACCTGGAGGAGCTCGTCGACGGCGTCCGCGAGTCGGGCCTGCCGGTCCACCTGGCCGTGCGGGGCCGCACCGACGACCTGCCCTCCGAGGTCGACCTCGCCGCCTACCGGGTCGTGCAGGAGGCGCTCACCAACGCGCTCAAGCACGCGGGCCCGAAGGCGCAGGTCGACGTCGACGTCCTGCGCACCCCGGCCGTGCTCCTGGTCCGGGTCACCGACGACGGGCAGGGGCTGTCCCCGGACTCCGACGGGGAGGGCAACGGCATCCTCGGGATGGCCGAGCGGGTCGAGGTGCTCGGCGGGCACGTGCAGGCCGGCCCCCGGCCCCGGGAGGGCTGGGAGGTCGTGGCGACGATCCCGGTGCTGGGTCCGGACACCGTGCCGGGGGACCGCCCTCCCCCGGCCGGGGACGGCATACCCTCGACCGACCGGACGCAAGGAGCCCAGCCGTGA
- a CDS encoding aminoacyl-tRNA deacylase, translating into MSEERALDAVVASGLEHTVTRHGRVGSLEEAARARGVEPRDIVKTLVVRRGEDDHLFVLVPGDREIAWPKLRELLGVNRLSMPDAATAQEATGYERGTITPFGSTTTWPVVADASLAGDPDRLVSLGAGAHGVAVTLRAEAVLAHLGARIAHVTEPSTP; encoded by the coding sequence ATGAGCGAGGAGCGCGCCCTGGACGCGGTGGTGGCCAGCGGGCTGGAGCACACGGTCACCCGGCACGGCCGGGTCGGCAGCCTCGAGGAGGCCGCCCGGGCCCGCGGGGTGGAGCCGCGCGACATCGTCAAGACGCTGGTGGTGCGCCGCGGCGAGGACGACCACCTCTTCGTCCTGGTGCCGGGCGACCGGGAGATCGCCTGGCCCAAGCTGCGCGAGCTGCTCGGCGTCAACCGGCTGTCGATGCCGGACGCGGCGACCGCGCAGGAGGCGACGGGGTACGAGCGGGGGACGATCACGCCGTTCGGCTCGACGACCACCTGGCCGGTCGTCGCCGACGCCTCGCTGGCCGGCGATCCGGACCGGCTCGTCTCGCTCGGGGCCGGCGCCCACGGGGTCGCGGTGACGCTGCGCGCCGAGGCGGTGCTCGCCCATCTGGGGGCCCGGATCGCGCACGTCACGGAGCCGAGCACGCCCTGA
- a CDS encoding DUF4395 domain-containing protein — MRSRPPAVVDEVTVRLVAGVVLLAVLLMIASQQWWVFLLLAVDLTLRAALGPQASPVARAVNRWVRPRVPALPHPTAGTPKRFAAAIGAVLTSAASVLWLVDLAVGAAWPGTVVVVIAVVMAVFPAQEALLGVCVGCVLFGWLMRAGLVPEDVCLECADITSRLRASSAAG, encoded by the coding sequence ATGCGCTCGCGTCCTCCCGCCGTCGTCGACGAGGTGACCGTCCGGCTCGTCGCCGGGGTGGTCCTCCTCGCCGTCCTGCTCATGATCGCGTCCCAGCAGTGGTGGGTCTTCCTGCTGCTGGCGGTCGACCTCACCCTGCGTGCCGCCCTGGGCCCGCAGGCCAGCCCGGTCGCCCGCGCGGTGAACCGCTGGGTCCGGCCGCGGGTGCCCGCGCTGCCGCACCCGACCGCCGGCACACCCAAGCGGTTCGCCGCCGCCATCGGCGCGGTCCTGACGAGCGCGGCGTCCGTGCTCTGGCTGGTGGACCTCGCGGTCGGGGCGGCGTGGCCCGGCACCGTGGTCGTCGTCATCGCGGTGGTGATGGCCGTCTTCCCGGCGCAGGAGGCCCTCCTCGGGGTGTGCGTGGGGTGCGTCCTGTTCGGCTGGCTCATGCGCGCCGGGCTCGTGCCCGAGGACGTCTGCCTCGAGTGCGCGGACATCACCTCCCGGCTGCGGGCCTCCAGCGCCGCCGGCTGA
- a CDS encoding formimidoylglutamate deiminase — MTGQTWHAAAAHLPTGLARDVRLTVDGGRFTAVETDAPARPGDHRLPGVVLPGLADAHSHAFHRALRGRTHDGGGTFWTWRERMYAVADRLDPRRYLELARATYAEMALAGVTAVGEFHYLHHGPGGARYMDPNRMGHALVRAAAEAGIRLTLLDSCYLAGGLTRDGYAPLEGTQLRFGDGDASAWALRVDDLRDATDGGPAHLRVGAAIHSVRAVPRDQLGVVARWAQEHGRPLHVHLSEQPAENDACLQAHGLTPTALLAAEGVLGPDLTAVHATHLTGGDIAALGAAGSWACFCPTTERDLADGIGPATALREAGVRLSLGSDQHAVVDLLEEARALEMHERLASLERGRFDPAALLAAATAHASIGWPDAGRLEVGARADLVAVLDDTVRTAGSDPAQILLCATAADVHTVVVDGSVVVSDGRHRLGDVGQLLAEAIAPLWEDPGTGRKDRT, encoded by the coding sequence GTGACCGGGCAGACCTGGCACGCCGCCGCCGCCCACCTCCCGACCGGCCTCGCGCGCGACGTCCGGCTCACCGTCGACGGCGGGAGGTTCACCGCGGTCGAGACCGACGCGCCGGCCCGGCCCGGCGACCACCGGCTCCCCGGCGTCGTGCTCCCCGGCCTCGCCGACGCGCACAGCCACGCCTTCCACCGCGCCCTGCGCGGACGCACCCACGACGGGGGCGGCACCTTCTGGACCTGGCGGGAGCGGATGTATGCCGTCGCCGACCGGCTGGACCCGCGCCGCTACCTCGAGCTGGCCCGGGCGACCTACGCCGAGATGGCGCTCGCCGGGGTGACGGCCGTGGGGGAGTTCCACTACCTGCACCACGGGCCGGGCGGGGCGCGCTACATGGACCCCAATCGGATGGGGCACGCCCTGGTCCGGGCCGCGGCCGAGGCCGGGATCCGGCTCACCCTGCTCGACTCCTGCTACCTCGCCGGGGGGCTCACCCGGGACGGGTACGCCCCGCTGGAGGGGACCCAGCTGCGCTTCGGCGACGGGGACGCGTCGGCCTGGGCGCTGCGGGTGGACGACCTGCGCGACGCCACCGACGGCGGCCCCGCCCACCTGCGGGTCGGCGCGGCCATCCACTCGGTGCGGGCCGTGCCGCGCGACCAGCTGGGCGTCGTGGCCCGTTGGGCGCAGGAGCACGGTCGCCCGCTGCACGTCCATCTGTCGGAGCAGCCCGCCGAGAACGACGCCTGCCTGCAGGCCCACGGGCTCACGCCCACGGCGCTCCTGGCCGCGGAGGGGGTGCTCGGCCCGGACCTGACCGCGGTCCACGCCACCCACCTGACCGGCGGTGACATCGCCGCGCTGGGCGCCGCCGGGTCGTGGGCGTGCTTCTGCCCCACGACCGAGCGGGACCTCGCCGACGGCATCGGCCCGGCGACCGCCCTGCGCGAGGCCGGGGTCCGGCTCTCGCTCGGGTCCGACCAGCACGCGGTCGTCGACCTGCTCGAGGAGGCCCGGGCGCTGGAGATGCACGAGCGACTGGCGAGCCTGGAGCGGGGCCGGTTCGACCCGGCCGCGCTCCTGGCCGCCGCCACGGCGCACGCGTCGATCGGCTGGCCGGACGCCGGCCGGCTCGAGGTCGGCGCGCGGGCCGACCTCGTCGCCGTGCTGGACGACACCGTGCGCACCGCCGGGTCGGACCCGGCCCAGATCCTCCTGTGTGCGACCGCCGCGGACGTGCACACCGTCGTGGTCGACGGGTCGGTCGTCGTCTCCGACGGCCGGCACCGGCTCGGCGACGTGGGACAGCTGCTGGCGGAGGCGATCGCCCCGCTGTGGGAGGACCCGGGCACCGGAAGGAAGGACCGCACGTGA
- a CDS encoding MBL fold metallo-hydrolase RNA specificity domain-containing protein, with product MSGRAVTLTFLGASGTVTGSKFLLTVGGARRVLIDAGMFQGEKRWRLKNWEPFPVEPSSLSDVVITHAHADHVGYVPALVREGYAGPIWMTEGTRQLAEIVLRDAGKLQEEQAEQARRHGWSKHEEPRPLFTVADVERALPLFRTVEFEQDVDLGDGLVGRWTRAGHILGSASVRLQLPETSVLVSGDLGRHDHPLLKGRGTPQGADYVLCESTYGDREHPEIDPPHQVLAEAITRTVARGGLVVIPAFAIDRTQGVLRVLVQLLREGRIPRVPVVVDSPMALRALDVYRDSSLGELREDVAVEDFTDLPELIEARTSKESRALNRRFDPMVIVASSGMAEGGRVLHHLARLLPDRRNTVVLTGFQAAGTRGRSLQDGAGHVKINGHHVRVRAEIVRSGEFSVHGDASDLLDWLRALEPAPETVYVVHGEPTAAEHFATRVEDELDWTAVVPRYGEVVSLVPGHADPPDLEGAGEETADGQEGAGRRG from the coding sequence ATGAGCGGACGCGCCGTGACCCTGACCTTCCTCGGTGCGAGCGGCACCGTGACCGGGTCGAAGTTCCTCCTCACCGTCGGGGGTGCCCGCAGGGTCCTGATCGACGCCGGCATGTTCCAGGGCGAGAAGCGGTGGCGGCTGAAGAACTGGGAGCCGTTCCCGGTGGAGCCCTCCTCGCTGTCCGACGTCGTCATCACCCACGCGCATGCCGACCACGTCGGCTACGTCCCCGCGCTGGTGCGGGAGGGGTACGCCGGGCCGATCTGGATGACGGAGGGCACCCGGCAGCTCGCCGAGATCGTGCTGCGCGACGCGGGGAAGCTGCAGGAGGAGCAGGCCGAGCAGGCCAGGCGCCACGGCTGGTCCAAGCACGAGGAGCCCAGGCCGCTGTTCACCGTGGCCGACGTCGAGCGGGCGCTGCCCCTCTTCCGCACCGTGGAGTTCGAGCAGGACGTGGACCTGGGCGACGGTCTGGTCGGCCGCTGGACCCGGGCGGGGCACATCCTGGGCTCGGCCAGCGTGCGGCTGCAGTTGCCGGAGACCTCGGTGCTCGTCTCCGGCGACCTGGGCCGGCACGACCACCCCCTGCTCAAGGGGAGGGGGACGCCTCAGGGCGCCGACTACGTCCTGTGCGAGTCCACCTACGGCGACCGGGAGCACCCGGAGATCGACCCGCCCCATCAGGTCCTCGCCGAGGCGATCACCCGCACCGTCGCGCGGGGTGGCCTGGTGGTGATCCCGGCCTTCGCCATCGACCGCACGCAGGGGGTGCTGCGGGTGCTGGTGCAGCTGCTGCGGGAGGGCCGCATCCCCCGGGTGCCGGTCGTGGTCGATTCCCCGATGGCGCTGCGGGCGCTCGACGTCTACCGCGACTCCTCCCTCGGCGAGCTGCGCGAGGACGTCGCCGTCGAGGACTTCACCGACCTCCCCGAGCTCATCGAGGCGCGGACGAGCAAGGAGTCCCGGGCGCTCAACCGCCGCTTCGACCCGATGGTCATCGTCGCGTCCTCCGGGATGGCCGAGGGGGGTCGCGTCCTGCACCACCTGGCCCGGCTGCTGCCCGACCGGCGCAACACCGTCGTGCTCACCGGGTTCCAGGCCGCGGGCACCCGCGGCCGGTCCCTCCAGGACGGGGCCGGGCACGTGAAGATCAACGGGCACCACGTGCGGGTGCGCGCCGAGATCGTGCGCAGCGGGGAGTTCTCGGTCCACGGGGACGCCTCGGACCTGCTGGACTGGCTGCGCGCCCTGGAGCCCGCGCCCGAGACCGTCTACGTCGTGCACGGCGAGCCGACCGCCGCCGAGCACTTCGCGACCCGGGTGGAGGACGAGCTGGACTGGACGGCCGTGGTGCCGCGCTACGGCGAGGTGGTCTCCCTCGTGCCCGGTCACGCCGACCCGCCCGACCTCGAGGGAGCGGGGGAGGAGACCGCCGACGGGCAGGAGGGCGCGGGTAGGCGGGGGTAG
- a CDS encoding glycosyltransferase gives MTLLVVSPDYASHLYPLATLATAWRDAGERVVVATGPATDALVRGFGMERVDLRLGRGSNPGVIRPEDQPRGEDDALRGFFAATRQGAVQTLEFQARARLDDLLWDPLTTARRVQEVVDRVRPDQVIVDHLAFSARLALTAAGVPHADVVLGHPSALVVGDEVYGLPPAWPQRLRPPQERLDSLRALCEQVRDRFTSDWNTALATLDPGAVPSADAFAETGDVLLLNYPAALHPPARTRLLGAHAFLGSAVREEAVDAEVQAWLSADDLPVVYVSLGSFLSVRSDVLARVAEALRGLDVRVAMATGSTPADQLGPVPSSWLLRPVLPQVTLLRHAALTVTHGGNNSVTEALTAGVPLLVLPLSTDQFAGAAALETTGVGAALDPNDASPEELRAAARQLLALPSGPVALLAGLADDLRREPGPQRARAALVGPGAL, from the coding sequence GTGACCCTCCTCGTGGTCTCCCCCGACTACGCCTCCCACCTCTATCCCCTGGCGACGCTGGCGACGGCGTGGCGCGACGCCGGGGAGCGGGTGGTCGTGGCCACCGGACCGGCCACCGACGCGCTCGTGCGCGGGTTCGGGATGGAGCGCGTGGACCTGCGTCTCGGGCGAGGCTCCAACCCCGGTGTGATCCGTCCCGAGGACCAGCCGCGCGGCGAGGACGACGCCCTGCGCGGCTTCTTCGCGGCCACCCGCCAGGGGGCCGTGCAGACCCTCGAGTTCCAGGCGCGAGCGCGGCTGGACGACCTGCTCTGGGACCCGCTGACGACCGCCCGGCGGGTGCAGGAGGTCGTCGACCGGGTGCGCCCCGACCAGGTGATCGTCGACCACCTGGCCTTCAGCGCCCGGCTGGCTCTCACCGCGGCGGGCGTGCCGCACGCCGACGTCGTGCTGGGCCACCCCTCGGCCCTGGTGGTGGGGGACGAGGTCTACGGCCTGCCGCCCGCCTGGCCGCAGCGGCTGCGACCGCCCCAGGAGCGGCTGGACTCCCTGCGCGCCCTGTGCGAGCAGGTCCGCGACCGCTTCACCAGCGACTGGAACACCGCGCTGGCGACCCTCGACCCGGGTGCTGTCCCGAGCGCGGACGCCTTCGCCGAGACCGGTGACGTGCTGCTGCTCAACTACCCCGCGGCGCTCCACCCCCCGGCGCGCACCCGGCTGCTGGGCGCGCACGCCTTCCTCGGGTCGGCGGTGCGGGAGGAGGCGGTCGACGCGGAGGTGCAGGCGTGGTTGTCCGCCGACGACCTGCCGGTGGTCTACGTCAGCCTGGGCAGCTTCCTGTCCGTGCGCTCGGACGTGCTCGCCCGGGTCGCCGAGGCCCTGCGGGGGCTCGACGTGCGGGTGGCGATGGCCACGGGCAGCACCCCGGCCGACCAGCTCGGCCCGGTGCCGTCCAGCTGGCTGCTCCGCCCCGTGCTGCCGCAGGTGACGCTGCTGCGGCACGCGGCCCTGACCGTGACCCACGGCGGCAACAACAGCGTGACCGAGGCTCTCACCGCGGGCGTCCCGCTCCTGGTGCTGCCGTTGTCCACCGACCAGTTCGCCGGGGCCGCCGCCCTGGAGACGACCGGCGTCGGGGCGGCGCTCGACCCCAACGACGCCTCCCCCGAGGAGTTGCGCGCCGCCGCCCGGCAGCTGCTCGCCTTGCCGTCCGGGCCGGTGGCCCTGCTGGCCGGGCTCGCGGACGACCTGCGGCGCGAGCCGGGTCCGCAGCGCGCCCGGGCCGCCCTGGTCGGCCCCGGGGCGCTCTGA